The proteins below come from a single Tachypleus tridentatus isolate NWPU-2018 chromosome 13, ASM421037v1, whole genome shotgun sequence genomic window:
- the LOC143237144 gene encoding ras-related protein Rab-33B-like isoform X2: MPLDVVEAVRLNFILFRKMGDTTKQKASSRSFVSIEKQKRIFKIIVIGDSNVGKTCLTYRFCSGSFPTKTEATIGVDFRERVVEVEGEQIKLQLWDTAGQERFRKSMVQHYYRNVHAVVFVYDVTKIASFESLPHWVEECDQHHLTTFIPRILVGNKCDCKDGIAVNTNVAQKFADLHNMPVFETSAKDDNEADHVEAIFMTLAHKLKNSKPMMPPHLHRQGTGDNTYLKSDVISVGKSYGKLTEKRYSPDEEESWCAC, encoded by the exons atgcctttggatgttgtggaggcagtacgTTTAA atttcatATTGTTCAGAAAGATGGGTGATACCACTAAGCAAAAAGCAAGTTCTCGAAGTTTTGTCagcatagaaaaacaaaaacgaatttttaaaattatagttattgGAGATTCCAATGTTGGAAAAACATGTCTTACCTATCGATTCTGTAGCGGTTCATTCCCTACAAAAACAGAGGCAACTATTGGAGTTGATTTTAGGGAAAGAGTAGTTGAAGTTGAGGGTGAACAGATTAAG ctGCAACTTTGGGACACTGCAGGCCAGGAAAGGTTTAGGAAAAGCATGGTCCAACATTATTATCGAAATGTTCATGCTGTGGTATTTGTTTATGATGTAACTAAAATTGCTTCATTTGAAAGTTTACCACATTGGGTTGAAGAGTGTGACCAGCATCACCTAACTACCTTCATTCCACGTATTCTTGTTGGTAATAAATGTGATTGCAAAGATGGAATTGCTGTCAATACAAATGTGGCTCAAAAATTTGCTGACCTTCACAACATGCCAGTTTTTGAGACTTCTGCAAAAGATGATAATGAAGCTGATCATGTGGAAGCAATATTTATGACTTTGGCACATAAGCTGAAAAATTCCAAACCAATGATGCCTCCACATCTACACAGGCAGGGCACAGGTGATAACACTTATTTGAAGTCTGATGTCATTTCTGTAGGAAAATCTTATGGTAAACTGACAGAAAAACGTTATTCACCAGATGAAGAAGAGTCCTGGTGTGCTTGTTGA
- the LOC143237144 gene encoding ras-related protein Rab-33B-like isoform X1, giving the protein MFSTVCGGNLLMLMKYCFILSNSSLNLSDFILFRKMGDTTKQKASSRSFVSIEKQKRIFKIIVIGDSNVGKTCLTYRFCSGSFPTKTEATIGVDFRERVVEVEGEQIKLQLWDTAGQERFRKSMVQHYYRNVHAVVFVYDVTKIASFESLPHWVEECDQHHLTTFIPRILVGNKCDCKDGIAVNTNVAQKFADLHNMPVFETSAKDDNEADHVEAIFMTLAHKLKNSKPMMPPHLHRQGTGDNTYLKSDVISVGKSYGKLTEKRYSPDEEESWCAC; this is encoded by the exons atgttttctacggtttgtggaggaaacttattgatgttgatgaagtattgttttattttgtctaattcatcgttaaatttatctg atttcatATTGTTCAGAAAGATGGGTGATACCACTAAGCAAAAAGCAAGTTCTCGAAGTTTTGTCagcatagaaaaacaaaaacgaatttttaaaattatagttattgGAGATTCCAATGTTGGAAAAACATGTCTTACCTATCGATTCTGTAGCGGTTCATTCCCTACAAAAACAGAGGCAACTATTGGAGTTGATTTTAGGGAAAGAGTAGTTGAAGTTGAGGGTGAACAGATTAAG ctGCAACTTTGGGACACTGCAGGCCAGGAAAGGTTTAGGAAAAGCATGGTCCAACATTATTATCGAAATGTTCATGCTGTGGTATTTGTTTATGATGTAACTAAAATTGCTTCATTTGAAAGTTTACCACATTGGGTTGAAGAGTGTGACCAGCATCACCTAACTACCTTCATTCCACGTATTCTTGTTGGTAATAAATGTGATTGCAAAGATGGAATTGCTGTCAATACAAATGTGGCTCAAAAATTTGCTGACCTTCACAACATGCCAGTTTTTGAGACTTCTGCAAAAGATGATAATGAAGCTGATCATGTGGAAGCAATATTTATGACTTTGGCACATAAGCTGAAAAATTCCAAACCAATGATGCCTCCACATCTACACAGGCAGGGCACAGGTGATAACACTTATTTGAAGTCTGATGTCATTTCTGTAGGAAAATCTTATGGTAAACTGACAGAAAAACGTTATTCACCAGATGAAGAAGAGTCCTGGTGTGCTTGTTGA
- the LOC143237144 gene encoding ras-related protein Rab-33B-like isoform X3, whose product MGDTTKQKASSRSFVSIEKQKRIFKIIVIGDSNVGKTCLTYRFCSGSFPTKTEATIGVDFRERVVEVEGEQIKLQLWDTAGQERFRKSMVQHYYRNVHAVVFVYDVTKIASFESLPHWVEECDQHHLTTFIPRILVGNKCDCKDGIAVNTNVAQKFADLHNMPVFETSAKDDNEADHVEAIFMTLAHKLKNSKPMMPPHLHRQGTGDNTYLKSDVISVGKSYGKLTEKRYSPDEEESWCAC is encoded by the exons ATGGGTGATACCACTAAGCAAAAAGCAAGTTCTCGAAGTTTTGTCagcatagaaaaacaaaaacgaatttttaaaattatagttattgGAGATTCCAATGTTGGAAAAACATGTCTTACCTATCGATTCTGTAGCGGTTCATTCCCTACAAAAACAGAGGCAACTATTGGAGTTGATTTTAGGGAAAGAGTAGTTGAAGTTGAGGGTGAACAGATTAAG ctGCAACTTTGGGACACTGCAGGCCAGGAAAGGTTTAGGAAAAGCATGGTCCAACATTATTATCGAAATGTTCATGCTGTGGTATTTGTTTATGATGTAACTAAAATTGCTTCATTTGAAAGTTTACCACATTGGGTTGAAGAGTGTGACCAGCATCACCTAACTACCTTCATTCCACGTATTCTTGTTGGTAATAAATGTGATTGCAAAGATGGAATTGCTGTCAATACAAATGTGGCTCAAAAATTTGCTGACCTTCACAACATGCCAGTTTTTGAGACTTCTGCAAAAGATGATAATGAAGCTGATCATGTGGAAGCAATATTTATGACTTTGGCACATAAGCTGAAAAATTCCAAACCAATGATGCCTCCACATCTACACAGGCAGGGCACAGGTGATAACACTTATTTGAAGTCTGATGTCATTTCTGTAGGAAAATCTTATGGTAAACTGACAGAAAAACGTTATTCACCAGATGAAGAAGAGTCCTGGTGTGCTTGTTGA